A single window of Phycisphaerae bacterium DNA harbors:
- a CDS encoding nucleotidyltransferase family protein: MIRRYHNIDIPQQDIAELCQRWHIRRLSLFGSVLRDDFRAESDIDILVEFESGARIGLDFFAIERELSQIIGRKIDLHTPGFLSRHFRDQVMVEAEVVYEAT, from the coding sequence ATGATTCGTCGCTACCACAATATCGATATTCCCCAGCAGGATATTGCAGAACTATGCCAAAGGTGGCACATCCGACGTCTGTCGCTCTTCGGCTCCGTTCTTCGCGATGACTTCCGGGCCGAAAGTGACATCGACATTCTGGTCGAATTCGAGTCGGGAGCACGAATCGGATTGGACTTCTTCGCCATTGAACGCGAACTCTCGCAAATCATCGGTCGGAAGATCGACCTGCACACGCCGGGATTTCTCAGCCGGCACTTTCGCGACCAGGTAATGGTCGAGGCAGAAGTCGTTTATGAGGCAACCTGA
- a CDS encoding DUF86 domain-containing protein codes for MRQPDDLRRLRDMLDHAREAVEMSADASREDLDSDRKLCLALIRLVEIIGEAAARVSQDTRDARPDVRWSDIIGMRNRMIHAYDDVDLDILWDVADLHLPPLIMQIESIIAELSD; via the coding sequence ATGAGGCAACCTGACGACCTCCGCCGCCTTCGCGATATGCTCGACCACGCCCGCGAAGCCGTGGAGATGTCCGCTGATGCAAGCCGGGAGGACCTGGACTCCGATCGCAAGCTGTGCCTTGCGCTGATCAGGCTGGTCGAAATAATCGGAGAGGCTGCCGCTCGTGTTTCGCAGGACACGCGCGATGCACGTCCTGACGTCCGCTGGAGCGACATCATTGGTATGCGCAATCGAATGATCCATGCCTACGACGACGTTGATTTGGACATCCTCTGGGATGTCGCCGATTTACATCTTCCGCCGTTGATTATGCAGATCGAATCGATCATCGCCGAGCTATCGGATTGA